One genomic region from Nitrospira sp. encodes:
- a CDS encoding molybdopterin-dependent oxidoreductase, protein MKHEHTMERRSLLRGTLGAASLVALSGCDNLTQSSWFTAILRKAERWTEAAQRAVTPRDALAKEYREADISKIFPANGNTEPGTEEYAQHVAQNFSEWTLEVVGLVQTPRSWSLAALKELPSRTQITRHDCVEGWSAIGKWTGIPVADLMRQVEPLPTARYAVFHCADVDDEGIAYYESMAVADCYHPQTILAYELNGAPLNIPHGAPLRLRFERQLGYKQAKYVMKIELVESLAGIGGGKGGYWEDQGYEWYAGI, encoded by the coding sequence ATGAAGCATGAACATACGATGGAACGACGCAGCTTACTCAGGGGAACATTGGGTGCCGCGAGCCTGGTTGCGCTTTCCGGTTGCGATAACCTCACGCAGAGCAGCTGGTTTACGGCTATCCTCCGCAAAGCCGAGCGGTGGACCGAAGCAGCGCAACGGGCGGTCACTCCCAGAGACGCATTGGCAAAAGAATACCGCGAGGCCGACATCTCGAAGATCTTTCCAGCCAACGGCAACACCGAGCCCGGCACGGAAGAGTACGCTCAGCATGTCGCACAGAATTTTTCTGAATGGACGTTGGAGGTGGTCGGTTTGGTGCAGACGCCGAGAAGTTGGTCGTTGGCCGCGCTGAAAGAATTGCCCTCACGAACACAAATCACCCGGCATGACTGCGTGGAGGGCTGGAGCGCCATCGGAAAATGGACCGGAATTCCGGTCGCCGACTTGATGCGCCAAGTCGAACCGTTGCCGACTGCCCGTTATGCTGTGTTCCACTGCGCCGATGTGGATGACGAAGGGATTGCGTACTACGAGAGCATGGCGGTGGCTGACTGCTATCATCCGCAAACCATTCTAGCCTATGAACTAAATGGTGCACCATTGAATATTCCACACGGCGCTCCGCTTCGTCTCCGTTTCGAACGACAGCTCGGGTACAAACAGGCGAAGTATGTCATGAAGATCGAGCTGGTCGAGTCCCTTGCCGGCATCGGTGGTGGGAAGGGAGGCTATTGGGAAGATCAGGGGTATGAGTGGTATGCCGGTATATAG
- a CDS encoding cytochrome b/b6 domain-containing protein: MAGLVESEEVVGREGEQMPMAEPLVPEAPSAASDHRVASPPAIERVYRHRLPVRISHWLNVPFLIILIMSGLQIFNAHPALYWGDRSDRDRSLLSIRPVQTDSGEMHGVTTIMGHPFDTTGLFGYSNGSGRAFPAWATIPSAKWLAMGRQWHLFFAWLFVINGVIFIAYALASRHATRDLTPTGKDLRGIGKSIQDHLILRHPTGNEAKRYNVLQKLAYASILFIVAPVIVLTGLAMSPMIDTAFPWLLASFGGRQGARTIHFIACFLFVGFIAIHVVQVILTGFLNNIRSMVTGWFIVKNNDGVGHEA, translated from the coding sequence ATGGCGGGACTTGTTGAATCTGAAGAAGTCGTCGGTCGGGAAGGGGAGCAGATGCCGATGGCAGAACCGTTAGTGCCTGAGGCGCCGTCGGCAGCAAGTGACCACAGGGTTGCTTCTCCTCCTGCGATCGAACGTGTGTACCGCCATCGGCTACCGGTGCGGATCAGCCACTGGCTGAATGTTCCGTTCCTCATCATCCTGATCATGAGCGGTCTGCAAATCTTCAACGCCCATCCGGCTCTCTACTGGGGCGATCGTTCCGATCGTGACCGTTCGTTGCTCTCAATTAGACCTGTACAAACTGACAGTGGTGAAATGCACGGCGTCACAACGATCATGGGACATCCATTCGATACGACGGGCCTGTTCGGTTACTCGAATGGATCAGGTCGGGCCTTCCCAGCCTGGGCGACCATACCAAGCGCTAAGTGGCTCGCCATGGGGCGACAATGGCACCTGTTCTTTGCCTGGCTTTTTGTGATCAACGGTGTGATTTTCATCGCCTATGCCTTGGCGAGTCGACATGCCACACGCGATCTGACTCCGACCGGTAAGGATCTCCGTGGTATCGGTAAGTCGATCCAAGATCATCTGATCCTTCGGCATCCCACCGGTAATGAAGCCAAGCGGTATAACGTCCTTCAGAAACTGGCCTATGCAAGCATCTTGTTCATCGTGGCACCGGTGATTGTGCTGACCGGGCTCGCGATGTCGCCGATGATCGATACCGCCTTTCCTTGGCTGCTCGCCAGCTTCGGAGGACGTCAGGGAGCGAGAACGATCCACTTTATCGCTTGTTTTTTGTTCGTCGGATTTATTGCCATTCATGTCGTACAGGTGATTCTCACTGGGTTTCTTAACAATATCCGCTCGATGGTCACGGGGTGGTTTATCGTTAAGAATAATGATGGAGTGGGCCATGAAGCATGA
- a CDS encoding YHS domain-containing (seleno)protein, with product MKRYSIVLSVTLHQIMLWSVTVYAGEFFERNNLAIDGYDPIAYFIEMKPVKGLQEFRADFQGSTFQFASAVHRDTFAADPTKYAPQYGGYCAYGMAKGYKAVIDPAAFTVVRDKLYLNYSEAVRSRWLSDIPGYVQKADTNWPEVQKQTKVHE from the coding sequence ATGAAACGATACTCGATCGTACTGTCCGTAACTCTCCATCAAATAATGCTGTGGTCGGTTACTGTCTATGCTGGAGAGTTCTTTGAGCGGAACAACCTGGCTATCGATGGCTATGATCCGATCGCCTATTTCATAGAGATGAAGCCGGTGAAGGGATTACAGGAGTTTCGTGCTGATTTTCAGGGCTCGACCTTCCAGTTTGCTTCAGCGGTTCATCGGGATACCTTTGCTGCTGATCCGACCAAGTATGCTCCGCAGTATGGTGGGTACTGCGCCTATGGGATGGCCAAAGGGTACAAGGCTGTGATTGATCCGGCGGCTTTTACGGTTGTCCGTGATAAGCTGTATCTCAACTACAGTGAAGCGGTCCGTTCTCGGTGGCTCTCGGATATTCCCGGCTATGTTCAGAAGGCTGATACCAATTGGCCGGAGGTCCAGAAGCAAACCAAGGTGCATGAATAA